The genomic stretch CAATGGTATGGGATTGTCATGATTGGATGActggctgtcaatcaaactccTTGCTATAGCATCACGTTACATCAAAGACACCTAATGAAGCCTCATTAGTTGGACCAGACCACCTTAATGGCTGTGTCTGTACCATGAGTAATCACTTGTGGATTTAAAAATCACACAAGAAGGAAAAAAGCAAACTGCTGAATGCAAGAGCTGATCATCAAAAATCTCGGCCAGTCAGACTACAGTACAACTTCAACCTTGTTTGTCCTTTGGAGACTCATTCTGATCGGACTGAAACCTTTTTTGCTTTATAAAGACCTGATATTCTAGTGAAAAGGCTTCATCTtccatgtaaaaaaattgacttGATTCAAGACTTGACTTGCCATAACTAAGGTCAACCTTACTTAACATAACCTGCGACTTGAATTGACTAATTTGTCTATATTTTGAGACCTAGACCAAATGACTTGACACTTAGTTGAGAGATGGGACTTGAGCAAAGAGGACTTGGTCTCAACACTGCTATTCTGTAAGGATAACTCAGGAAATGCTCACAAAAAAAGAGCTGTCAGCCCATACAAGGCTTTTTCCCATTAAAACTCCACAAGCAAAATAACGAttctaatggcggttttccactgcgtggtatctactcgactcgcctcgggtctactcgctttttttggttttccattNNNNNNNNNNNNNNNNNNNNNNNNNNNNNNNNNNNNNNNNNNNNNNNNNNNNNNNNNNNNNNNNNNNNNNNNNNNNNNNNNNNNNNNNNNNNNNNNNNNNatgggccgaggcgagccgaggcgggccgaggcgagccgaggcaagctgttaccagcagtggaaaaacgccataattGGAAGCTGAAAGCAGGAAGGTGGTATCAGAAGCAGCAGCATCACCTTTTTAGTAAATGACCCACGTCTCCTCCCTTCCTGTTGTCACATGCAGAAATGTTTTCCTTGTTAAGGCATGAGTCTCCCTGACTCTTGGCTTTTTTACTTACAACAGTAGTGAGAGAAAGGTTTGAATATCAGGAATACCTTTATCAAATAATCTTGCATGACTAGAATATCTACACATTTGCAAATTCTATCCTCTTTGTTTTAAACACTGTAAGGCTTTtctaaacacaaatatattttacaaacatgttaGTGTAAATTTCTATTTTCTATATAGGATtctttaccttttctttttgaaactACATTCTTTGCATGTGAAaacttacttggcaataaacctGTTCCTGATTATGATTTATCACATCACGCATAGGGCATAGGTTAGTGTTTTCTTTATCATCACAGGTTTACGGATAATAGACCTAATGTGTATGTCTTAAAAGAGCATGACAACAATAATGTGTCAATGCAAATTCAAAAGTGTATTGCACCAGCTTGCAAATCATTTTTGATCCAGATGGCTGAACCCAAACTACATTAAACTTTACTGTACTGATGTCCATAGTCTGGGTTCTTAAGAAGTTATTTACTCCTCAGATTGGTATTTTTGTCTTGGATTTCAACATTAGTAAAACCTCCAATCTCTTCCACATTAAATAAGGACAAAATAGGACTACCCAACTGCTGCATGTTTAGAAACTGTCGGAGTGTGAATGCAGAGAGAAGCATGAACATCTCAACATGTTATCTGCTCattaaaaaatggaatggaTTAAAGGAAGGTTTGTTTTCAAGATTCATCTTATACATAGATAACTTATTGTTTCCAAGAATACAACAGCATCTTTTGCaacatattgtgtattttttattagcGGCCCAGCATGAAACCTTACTACTAAAGCCCAAGGATAATATCAAGATCCCTAACAATACTGCTACTAATAGTGCAAATGtaagaacatgtttttcattcagTGCAACACTTAatgttaaaacttaaaaaaaaagaaaaatgtaaaacctcAGCCTAGCACAAGGATAATGGTTGAaattactcacacacacacacacacacacacacactagaagCAAGACCATCAACCATGAAGGGTATTGTTATTACATCTTACTGTCTAGGCTGTATGGTAAACCTGATTCTAAGCTATTGGCTAAAGAATGAAATCATGTTAATTTTAGGAACATACcaaaatctgtgttttaaaaaaaggcttagCTGAATGAAATACTAGAACATTACATAATTAGTGGTTAACTGTTGCCATTGAGAGGATGTTTTTAGAGAGAGGTATAAGATTCTTTGTAAGAGAGAAGTGTTAAATGATGtgggcaaaaaagaagcaatgtGACCAATGAATAagcagaaaaggaaaatatggcaaagtgagacaaaagtaaaagcaaTTGAGATAATGTAGGTTATATAAGGAAAAGCTATAGAGAAGTGGATGTGGCAAGTAGCAAATGGTAAACTTTTCATTCAGAAATAAAACACTAGATATCGATTATATAAATCTATTTCTCTGATGTTGAGCTGCAGCTTTTTCTTTGTGCAATCCAAATCTTCCACTAATCTTATTTTGATCTCCATCTCATCCtttattggtttattttaaTAGCAGAAGCCTCTGAGGtataatggctttttttttcctattgcACTTTCCATAATAACTGTCCTCAATATTTTGTCTGTTCTTGCATGTGAGTTCACTTCATTCAGAGCTCAGACCTCCCATTTCCTCTTCAtgctcttttgtgttttttccttttacttaTGGCATACTTAGCACTACCCTGTAAAATACatcatgtgtgttttaaagagctgttcttacattattaaaaacatgaaaacatgaggTGCATCTTTTTAATGAGCAGTATTAAGTAAGAAAGCACCTGAAAACCCAAATGCTTTTAGTTTTCCTATagtgtaaaaaagagaaagtactGCATTACTCTGCCCATTTGTGCATACGTTTTTACACAGAAAGAGCATGTAATGCATCCACTTATATATTTTCCATTATAGTACAAAGGATAGCAAAAGAGACAATGACTCAAAAGCACGAAACAAGACAGCAGCAGAGCATGGTGTGTCCAATTAGTCCCACAAAAGCAAGGCCCAGCTCTGTCTGCTTGTTCCCCAGAGAGTGCTGTGATGCAGATGTAGTTTGTGggcaaataaatgcaaatgctAGTAACGTTGTGATGTGTAGGGAAAGGAGGACCAAAGcgcagagacaggcaggcaggagagttCAAAGTTGAGGATTTATTCAACCCAAAACACAGGGAATGCAAAAAAGAATagaacaggaaacagaacatacagacactcaagggAAGCActagacagaaactacaacacaagaccagggagaaaacTGGGACACAAGCATAAGGAGACAAGACGGATCCAAAATACTAAAAAGGAGGAACAACAACTGAGTAAAatacccaaaccataacacatGCAAGGTTCACCTTTAAACACAGATCCCCTTACCGCAGGCCTGCTACAGTACTTTCAAACAAGTAGTATTTGAAAATGTGGTGCAAATTAGCCCTGAATGAAGcaagatgaaaacacacacacacacacaaacatgcatgttgtactttctactccacgacatttgtctgacagctttagttactttagtcacgTTACTACTCTCTCTGAAGATCTTAcagaatatgatgcattgctgtagattatACCTTAAACTTTAaagcagtaaaatgcaacatacacattaatgcagtAGTAGAATTAATCCAAAAACCTCACATAACATCACATATACCAACAGACTGACAGAGACCATTTTACTGAAgaatcagtacttttacttttgatgctTTGAATAAATTTGCTGACaataattaaatactttttctttagtAAGGATTGCAATGCAGGACTTGTATTAGTGAGGTTTTTTTTATAGCATACTTTAATACTTAAAGTtacttaaccctcgtgttgtcttcccgttaaccatgaacttgtccttccaggtcaaaattgaaaattaacattatttttggtgcttttccgatgtttttgtcactttttcagatttatttgtcactttttctatgCTCatggtgcttttaaaaaaacctgagctggttttatataggttttacatttattcttagaattcatggtcaacaaacctcatttatatcaaaatataCACAAGTTAGTTTAGTATAAAAGGCAGAAATGacgaattattttgactaaaggTTGAGATCAGAGGTggtgagtggatcacagatggggaTATggcaaagtttagtccggatactgtttttaaaccataaaaaataataataattaaaattctataagattaaataaaacacccaaaaaattcaatgaaagcaatcattaattttacctgaagaacctgtatggaatcatccatgttgttttggggaaatttggttgaaagaaagccatatttctgatataaaacactttgaaaagggtcaatttgacccgaggacaacacgagggttaagtaaagcatctgaatactttttccaccacagGACAattcaaacaacaaatgtttaaaaagttacACTGTTCCCGTTATCATTTTACCCCAGCATGTAGCCCCGCACTGCCCCCCCACTGGGAAACACTTCACATAGCCTCTCTAAGAGCAACCCTGTAGAGAAAGAGGGGCACTGTTTGAGTTAAGGTCTTCCTCATAAAGGGCATACCATTACAGTGTTCTGTTCTcattaactgtttgtacttaaACCTACAGGTCGGGTAATTGGGATTGTTATGCATTCAAGAGTTGCGTCTGCTGAGGTGCAGCACTTAGCACCCctcctgctgttgtgtttacaaAAGGCTGACGCGTGTCAAGCCCTCCAAACTGCGCACGAGCCTTTTTCCATCATCCCGCTCAGCAGGCATTGACAGTATGGGCACGTGTTTGTTCACACCTCACACACAAATGGCTACACAGACAGAGATACTGCAAGGTGAAGGGGTTAAAGAGTTTGAAGAACACGTTTTTATCAACAAGAGCTTATCTAACCAATTTCAATCTAAACACAAACCTAATTAACACCACATCACTAGATAGACCTGCAGATGATGATACCTCTACAGTGTGCGCTCATAAAATTGGCTTCATAGTTAAGAGAACAGGTAAACGGGACTGTTAAATTACCATTACAGAGTTCACTTTAGAAATATGTTTCAAATCGGCTAATTACTCGTAATAATGTTATCCTACACTCAATATTAATGCGAAAGAAAGTGGCCAAATGGTTGGAGTTTGCTTAAGTGTGACTTCGCACCTCAACACCGTGGCGCATGGAGACACTTGGGGACGCGTCAAAGCGCAATTTGGCACTAGCTACCCAGGACCCTGATAAATAGGAGTTTCCTTCCTTCAGTCACACATCCGCTGAGGACTTTACGCAGGACTGACCACTACAAGGAACTATGGGGACTTTCACTGCCAAAGTTGGATTAACTTCTGTTTTTAATGGAAACAATGGGACTCAGCAGTCCGGTCGTTTGTGGAGACCATGGACTGGAACAGAGGACAAACCTGGGGCACACAAGGTGAGTTTAGATGACTTAATTTGACTTTTAATGGTCTTTAAAttcaaaattatgtttttgaatggataaaaagtttaataaagtctgtttttaactttcagGCTCACTCTCTTCACGGAGACCTTTCTGCTGCAGAACTCCCCAAAGCTCCTCAGTTCATTCACCCAGTGAAGTAAGTAGAGTTTTGGTAATTCCATTATCTTTAATTCTTAGGCGGGTTATTTATTGGTATGCATgtcttattttttccttttgttctcCTTTTAAAGGTTGTACTGGCCGAAATCGAGATGGTTCGATTATCTGTATCACGAAGCAGAAATGCTCCTGCGCAACTATCCTGTCCAAGCGACCATCTGCCCTTACGAAGACTCCAGCAGCGAGGAAGACAgcgatgatgaagaggaggagatagGAAAGGAGCTGAACTAAATGTGGCTCAATCTGATCTCAAGCCATTGAAGACAAATTGCTTCACAATGTGATAATATATTTCCTTTAACTtattactgtacatatatttaaatgaactttttttcactgtttaagTTATTAATTTAACATGTCTACCTCTTTTGTACTTTGTCGAGAATtgcaataaaatgcatgaaATTAATGTTGTAGTCTGGGGCTTTATTATTGATTTGAATCAGGTTTTATTTGGTAGCCAAAATTAAATAAGCTGGCCGGAACAGGCAAACAAAcagaaggatctgacaagagacaaggggagcagagacactaaatacactgggtacTGAGAAAatgagaggcaggtgacacaagtaATACTGTATTAGCTTCAGaaacaggaacaaaacaaagttttttgaGCGAGTTTTGAGCAAAGGGAAAGACTGGGGCTTAAAAAATACCTATTTGACACTGTAAGACATTAGACATTAGTATTTGTTTATGTGTACCTGgtctctgttttttcatttgcCTCTTCATAAAAGCATCTCTGTAACATAACATAGCTTAATATAATGTTCCTTAtaattagaatcagaatcagaaaaggtttttttgtacacttatgtggaatttgccttggtaaaaggtgcatacataaacaaacatcttaaacattataaaccatgtaaagaaaagcaaatataTGCATACAAAGTAACTGTTGTTTAAGAAAAAAGGATGGGATTAGTGCAAAACTTGCAAAGAATAAGTAGGATATGCAATGCAgctctgcagaggaaggtcttgcAGTGCGAGACAAGGCCTTACTCAGAAGTTGTAGCAGAGCAGGGTTTATCTGACACATCCGCGTGCTTGTGGCTGCACAGCTCATTTCCCATGGATAAGTGCAAGGTG from Etheostoma cragini isolate CJK2018 chromosome 18, CSU_Ecrag_1.0, whole genome shotgun sequence encodes the following:
- the ripply2 gene encoding protein ripply2; protein product: MGTFTAKVGLTSVFNGNNGTQQSGRLWRPWTGTEDKPGAHKAHSLHGDLSAAELPKAPQFIHPVKLYWPKSRWFDYLYHEAEMLLRNYPVQATICPYEDSSSEEDSDDEEEEIGKELN